The Sesamum indicum cultivar Zhongzhi No. 13 linkage group LG6, S_indicum_v1.0, whole genome shotgun sequence genome has a segment encoding these proteins:
- the LOC105164237 gene encoding selenoprotein H — MAPKRKQTTAGDSSSSSSSAATRVTRRLANSTVAPPAADAEPPKRKKGKTTATAVKPEGEAKSPLEQAADGGGGGKTIIIERSTECSRFKTRAIQVKEGLEKGVAGVKVVVNPEKPRRGCFEIREEGGEVFLSLLDMKRPYKPMTDLDMEEVISDIIEKIR; from the coding sequence atggCACCAAAGAGGAAGCAAACCACCGCCGGcgactcctcctcctcctcctcctccgccgccACCAGGGTTACACGACGCCTCGCAAACTCCACCGTCGCTCCGCCTGCTGCAGACGCTGAACCACCGAAGAGAAAGAAGGGCAAAACCACCGCCACCGCTGTCAAGCCAGAAGGCGAAGCCAAATCACCACTGGAGCAAGCGGCGGATGGTGGCGGCGGCGGCAAAACCATAATCATTGAGCGCAGCACAGAATGCAGCAGGTTCAAGACTAGGGCTATTCAGGTGAAGGAAGGGCTGGAGAAGGGCGTCGCCGGAGTCAAAGTGGTGGTCAACCCTGAGAAGCCGAGGAGGGGCTGCTTCGAGATTCGGGAGGAAGGCGGGGAGGTTTTCCTCAGTCTGCTGGATATGAAGAGGCCCTATAAGCCAATGACAGATTTGGACATGGAGGAGGTCATTTCCGACATTATTGAAAAGATTAGATGA
- the LOC105164120 gene encoding probable DEAD-box ATP-dependent RNA helicase 48 isoform X1, which yields MHFFSIFLHKPSRTLHSRFIFLRYMGGGPRTFPGGLNKWQWKRMHEKKAREKEKRLLEQEKQVYQARIRSEIRAKLVSAENPISSREKPNQNQLDYGPLTPQDHVKALADRFMKEGAEDLWNENDGPLEIPSNKPGKSRFSGDPIDMQRLIAERSSFRIGENTEKSDFSKNVSGNIAKPRHFSTYARRSGNLFGDFGNEYLRTMSYGFGLVASCRRGILMGVSDVLNLKCYYSVGATSTMGKRSNFSRECQKSLIDDDADAKVRSGCGGRVKWPRFRGGEMDSSDDDDTDDHDDDKELESSRKILSSSAALGKYDMKYKKRVPLNFLEDEDDLSQQVEAIRQEVSQRKSMQEDGKEKDEEESILSTKRFDECDVSPLTIRALTEAGYEQMTTVQEATLSACLEGKDALVKARAGTGKSLAFLLPAIETVLKVTSGAIVQRVPPMYVLILCPTRELASQISAEANVLLKHHDSIGVQTLVGGTRFKVDQRRLESGPCQILVATPGRLLDHIENKSGISVRLMGLQMLILDEADHLLDLGFRKDMEKIVDCLPRKRQSLLFSATIPKEVRRISQLVLKRDHAYIDTVGLGCLETNAKQVKQFYLVTPHDQHLQVVYHLLKSHISEVLDYKVIVFCATAMMTSLMCSLFRGMNLNVREIHSKKPPLHRTRISDEFKEARRLILITSDVSARGVNYPDVSLVIQVGIPTDRGQYIHRLGRTGRQGKEGEGVLLLAPWEQYFLDEIKDLPLEKRPSPNLDPDVKLKIEESMENMDPSIKEAAYHAWLGYYNSITAIGRDKTSLVELANQFSASIGLQKPPALYRKTALKMGLKDIPGIRIRK from the exons ATGcatttcttctccatttttcTCCACAAACCTTCAAGAACTCTCCACAGTAGGTTCATCTTCCTCCGGTATATGGGCGGCGGGCCTCGAACCTTTCCTGGCGGGCTCAACAAGTGGCAATGGAAACGCATGCACGAGAAAAAAGCCCGAGAGAAAGAGAAACGTCTTCTCGAGCAAGAAAAACAAGTTTATCAGGCAAGGATCCGGTCAGAAATTCGGGCCAAACTTGTGTCTGCTGAAAACCCCATCTCGAGCAGGGAAAAGCCCAACCAGAACCAGCTCGATTACGGCCCGTTGACGCCCCAAGACCATGTCAAGGCTCTTGCTGATCGGTTTATGAAGGAAGGAGCTGAGGATTTGTGGAATGAAAACGATGGCCCCTTGGAAATTCCTTCGAATAAACCGGGGAAAAGCCGATTTAGTGGTGACCCTATTGATATGCAGAGGTTGATTGCTGAGAGGTCGAGTTTTCGTATTGGGGAAAATACTGAAAAGAGTGACTTTTCCAAGAATGTGAGTGGTAATATAGCTAAACCGAGGCATTTTTCTACTTATGCCAGGCGAAGTGGGAATCTCTTTGGTGATTTTGGAAATGAGTACTTGAGGACGATGAGTTATGGATTTGGTTTAGTGGCTAGTTGTAGGCGTGGGATTTTGATGGGTGTAAGCGATGTGTTGAATTTGAAGTGTTATTATTCTGTGGGTGCTACAAGTACAATGGGTAAAAGGTCGAATTTTTCCAGAGAATGCCAAAAATCTCTGATTGATGATGACGCGGATGCCAAAGTGAGGTCTGGTTGTGGTGGGAGGGTGAAGTGGCCAAGGTTTCGAGGTGGTGAAATGGATTCATCTGATGATGATGACACCGATGATCACGACGATGATAAGGAATTGGAAAGTAGCAGGAAGATCTTGAGTAGTAGTGCAGCATTGGGGAAGTATGATATGAAGTACAAGAAACGAGTgccattgaattttttggaagATGAGGATGATTTATCTCAGCAGGTTGAGGCAATTCGGCAGGAGGTCAGTCAGAGGAAGAGCATGCAGGAggatggaaaagaaaaagatgaagagGAATCAATTCTTAGTACGAAAAG GTTTGATGAGTGTGATGTGTCTCCACTGACCATCCGAGCACTTACTGAGGCTGGTTATGAGCAAATGACCACGGTACAAGAGGCGACCCTTTCTGCCTGCCTCGAAG GAAAGGATGCTTTAGTCAAAGCTAGGGCTGGCACGGGCAAGAGTCTTGCTTTTTTG CTTCCTGCTATTGAAACAGTTCTGAAGGTAACAAGTGGTGCCATAGTACAGCGGGTCCCACCAATGTATGTTCTTATTCTTTGCCCCACCAGAGAACTTGCAAGTCAAATCTCTGCAGAAGCGAATGTGCTCCTAAAGCACCATGATAGCATAGGCGTGCAAACATTAGTTGGAGGGACACGATTTAAAGTTGATCAAAGACGCCTAGAATCTGGTCCGTGCCAG ATACTTGTTGCTACTCCTGGTAGATTGTTAGATCACATTGAGAACAAGTCTGGCATCTCAGTGCGCTTGATGGGACTGCAGATGCTTATACTTGATGAAGCAGACCACTTGCTAGACCTGGGGTTTAGGAAGGATATGGAGAAAATCGTTGATTGTTTGCCTCGCAAGAGGCAGTCTTTACTCTTTTCAGCTACAATTCCAAAAGAG GTCCGTCGGATATCTCAACTTGTTCTGAAAAGGGACCATGCTTATATAGATACCGTGGGGCTTGGGTGTTTGGAAACTAACGCTAAG CAGGTTAAGCAATTTTACCTTGTTACACCGCACGACCAGCATCTTCAAGTAGTATATCATCTGTTGAAGAGCCATATATCAGAAGTGCTTGACTACAAG GTTATTGTTTTCTGTGCAACGGCAATGATGACATCACTCATGTGTTCCCTTTTCCGGGGGATGAATTTGAATGTCAGAGAGATTCATTCCAAAAAGCCTCCACTCCATCGAACTCGGATCTCCGACGAATTTAAGGAAGCTAGAAGATTGATTCTGATCACTTCAGATGTTTCTGCTCGAGGTGTGAACTATCCTGATGTTTCATTAGTCATTCAG GTTGGCATTCCCACAGATCGAGGACAATATATTCATCGACTCGGAAGAACAGGGCGACAAGGCAAAGAAGGTGAAGGGGTTCTGTTGCTTGCACCATGGGAACAATATTTCCTAGATGAGATAAAGGATCTACCTCTTGAGAAGCGCCCTTCGCCAAATCTGGATCCTGATGTAAAACTAAAG ATAGAAGAGTCAATGGAAAACATGGATCCTAGCATCAAAGAAGCAGCTTATCATGCCTGGCTCGGTTATTATAACTCGATCACCGCAATTGGGAGGGACAAAACCTCACTCGTGGAGTTGGCCAACCAATTCTCAGCATCAATTGGTTTACAAAAGCCACCTGCTCTCTACCGGAAAACTGCGTTAAAAATGGGACTGAAAGACATCCCCGGCATTCGAATACGCAAGTAG
- the LOC105164120 gene encoding probable DEAD-box ATP-dependent RNA helicase 48 isoform X2, giving the protein MHFFSIFLHKPSRTLHSRFIFLRYMGGGPRTFPGGLNKWQWKRMHEKKAREKEKRLLEQEKQVYQARIRSEIRAKLVSAENPISSREKPNQNQLDYGPLTPQDHVKALADRFMKEGAEDLWNENDGPLEIPSNKPGKSRFSGDPIDMQRLIAERSSFRIGENTEKSDFSKNVSGNIAKPRHFSTYARRSGNLFGDFGNEYLRTMSYGFGLVASCRRGILMGVSDVLNLKCYYSVGATSTMGKRSNFSRECQKSLIDDDADAKVRSGCGGRVKWPRFRGGEMDSSDDDDTDDHDDDKELESSRKILSSSAALGKYDMKYKKRVPLNFLEDEDDLSQQVEAIRQEVSQRKSMQEDGKEKDEEESILSTKRFDECDVSPLTIRALTEAGYEQMTTVQEATLSACLEGKDALVKARAGTGKSLAFLLPAIETVLKVTSGAIVQRVPPMYVLILCPTRELASQISAEANVLLKHHDSIGVQTLVGGTRFKVDQRRLESGPCQILVATPGRLLDHIENKSGISVRLMGLQMLILDEADHLLDLGFRKDMEKIVDCLPRKRQSLLFSATIPKEVRRISQLVLKRDHAYIDTVGLGCLETNAKVKQFYLVTPHDQHLQVVYHLLKSHISEVLDYKVIVFCATAMMTSLMCSLFRGMNLNVREIHSKKPPLHRTRISDEFKEARRLILITSDVSARGVNYPDVSLVIQVGIPTDRGQYIHRLGRTGRQGKEGEGVLLLAPWEQYFLDEIKDLPLEKRPSPNLDPDVKLKIEESMENMDPSIKEAAYHAWLGYYNSITAIGRDKTSLVELANQFSASIGLQKPPALYRKTALKMGLKDIPGIRIRK; this is encoded by the exons ATGcatttcttctccatttttcTCCACAAACCTTCAAGAACTCTCCACAGTAGGTTCATCTTCCTCCGGTATATGGGCGGCGGGCCTCGAACCTTTCCTGGCGGGCTCAACAAGTGGCAATGGAAACGCATGCACGAGAAAAAAGCCCGAGAGAAAGAGAAACGTCTTCTCGAGCAAGAAAAACAAGTTTATCAGGCAAGGATCCGGTCAGAAATTCGGGCCAAACTTGTGTCTGCTGAAAACCCCATCTCGAGCAGGGAAAAGCCCAACCAGAACCAGCTCGATTACGGCCCGTTGACGCCCCAAGACCATGTCAAGGCTCTTGCTGATCGGTTTATGAAGGAAGGAGCTGAGGATTTGTGGAATGAAAACGATGGCCCCTTGGAAATTCCTTCGAATAAACCGGGGAAAAGCCGATTTAGTGGTGACCCTATTGATATGCAGAGGTTGATTGCTGAGAGGTCGAGTTTTCGTATTGGGGAAAATACTGAAAAGAGTGACTTTTCCAAGAATGTGAGTGGTAATATAGCTAAACCGAGGCATTTTTCTACTTATGCCAGGCGAAGTGGGAATCTCTTTGGTGATTTTGGAAATGAGTACTTGAGGACGATGAGTTATGGATTTGGTTTAGTGGCTAGTTGTAGGCGTGGGATTTTGATGGGTGTAAGCGATGTGTTGAATTTGAAGTGTTATTATTCTGTGGGTGCTACAAGTACAATGGGTAAAAGGTCGAATTTTTCCAGAGAATGCCAAAAATCTCTGATTGATGATGACGCGGATGCCAAAGTGAGGTCTGGTTGTGGTGGGAGGGTGAAGTGGCCAAGGTTTCGAGGTGGTGAAATGGATTCATCTGATGATGATGACACCGATGATCACGACGATGATAAGGAATTGGAAAGTAGCAGGAAGATCTTGAGTAGTAGTGCAGCATTGGGGAAGTATGATATGAAGTACAAGAAACGAGTgccattgaattttttggaagATGAGGATGATTTATCTCAGCAGGTTGAGGCAATTCGGCAGGAGGTCAGTCAGAGGAAGAGCATGCAGGAggatggaaaagaaaaagatgaagagGAATCAATTCTTAGTACGAAAAG GTTTGATGAGTGTGATGTGTCTCCACTGACCATCCGAGCACTTACTGAGGCTGGTTATGAGCAAATGACCACGGTACAAGAGGCGACCCTTTCTGCCTGCCTCGAAG GAAAGGATGCTTTAGTCAAAGCTAGGGCTGGCACGGGCAAGAGTCTTGCTTTTTTG CTTCCTGCTATTGAAACAGTTCTGAAGGTAACAAGTGGTGCCATAGTACAGCGGGTCCCACCAATGTATGTTCTTATTCTTTGCCCCACCAGAGAACTTGCAAGTCAAATCTCTGCAGAAGCGAATGTGCTCCTAAAGCACCATGATAGCATAGGCGTGCAAACATTAGTTGGAGGGACACGATTTAAAGTTGATCAAAGACGCCTAGAATCTGGTCCGTGCCAG ATACTTGTTGCTACTCCTGGTAGATTGTTAGATCACATTGAGAACAAGTCTGGCATCTCAGTGCGCTTGATGGGACTGCAGATGCTTATACTTGATGAAGCAGACCACTTGCTAGACCTGGGGTTTAGGAAGGATATGGAGAAAATCGTTGATTGTTTGCCTCGCAAGAGGCAGTCTTTACTCTTTTCAGCTACAATTCCAAAAGAG GTCCGTCGGATATCTCAACTTGTTCTGAAAAGGGACCATGCTTATATAGATACCGTGGGGCTTGGGTGTTTGGAAACTAACGCTAAG GTTAAGCAATTTTACCTTGTTACACCGCACGACCAGCATCTTCAAGTAGTATATCATCTGTTGAAGAGCCATATATCAGAAGTGCTTGACTACAAG GTTATTGTTTTCTGTGCAACGGCAATGATGACATCACTCATGTGTTCCCTTTTCCGGGGGATGAATTTGAATGTCAGAGAGATTCATTCCAAAAAGCCTCCACTCCATCGAACTCGGATCTCCGACGAATTTAAGGAAGCTAGAAGATTGATTCTGATCACTTCAGATGTTTCTGCTCGAGGTGTGAACTATCCTGATGTTTCATTAGTCATTCAG GTTGGCATTCCCACAGATCGAGGACAATATATTCATCGACTCGGAAGAACAGGGCGACAAGGCAAAGAAGGTGAAGGGGTTCTGTTGCTTGCACCATGGGAACAATATTTCCTAGATGAGATAAAGGATCTACCTCTTGAGAAGCGCCCTTCGCCAAATCTGGATCCTGATGTAAAACTAAAG ATAGAAGAGTCAATGGAAAACATGGATCCTAGCATCAAAGAAGCAGCTTATCATGCCTGGCTCGGTTATTATAACTCGATCACCGCAATTGGGAGGGACAAAACCTCACTCGTGGAGTTGGCCAACCAATTCTCAGCATCAATTGGTTTACAAAAGCCACCTGCTCTCTACCGGAAAACTGCGTTAAAAATGGGACTGAAAGACATCCCCGGCATTCGAATACGCAAGTAG